DNA sequence from the Stenotrophomonas sp. 24(2023) genome:
GGCAGCGCGTGCGGGCCATGCGCGTAGCTGTAGGCATCGGCACGGTCACCAATGCCCAGCACCGCGCCGGCGATGCCGTTCTCGCCCGGCAGCAGCGCCGCGCTCTGCTGGCCGCCGGCAAACCCCTGTGCCTTCAGCCAGGCCTGCACCGCGGCCGGCTGGGCGGCGTGCCAGGCGTCGTACTGGTGACGGTCCAGCACATACAGCGGCAGGGCCTGTGCGGCTTCGGAAGTGAAACCAGTGATCTCGCTCATGCGTCAGGTGCTCCGGGTTCGGTGGCGTTGGCATCGAGCCAGTCGGCCAGGCCGGTGAGGGTGTCGAACTGCAGGTCCGGTTGCAGGGTGGGGTGGTTCCAGGTGGCCGCGTCGCGGTTGATCCAGCAGCCCCGCAGGCCCGCGGCGATCGCCCCGGCCACGTCCATCTCGATGTGGTCGCCCACGTGCAGCACCTGGGCCGGCGCCACGCCCAGCCGCTGGCAGGCGGCATGGAAGATGCTGGCCTCCGGCTTGGCGGCGCCGTGTTCGCGCGCGCCCAGCTGGAAGGTGAAGTGATGGGCCAGGCCGATGCGCTGCAGGTCGGCGTTGCCGTTGCTCAGCGCCGCCACCGGCACGCGCGCGGCGATGCGGGCCAGGGCATCCAGGGCATCCGGATAGCATTCGACCTGGTTGCGCGCGGCGTAGAACACCTCGTAGGCCGGTTCCAGCAGCGCCAGGTCGGCGCCACTGTTCTCCAGCGCTTCACGCAGGGTCAGCCGGCGCAGCGCGCTCAGGTCGAAGTGCAGGTGCGGGTTGTCGCGGAAGGAGCGCTCGCGCAGTTCGCGCATGGCCGGTACCGGGTACATCGCCGCGGTGGCCGGGCTGTGTTCGCGCATCCAGTCGTGCAGGACCTGGTCGATGCGGGCGCCGATCGGGGCGAACGGCCACAGCGTGTCGTCGAGGTCGAGGGTGATGGCTAGGACAGGAAATTTCACCCCGCCATTCTACGCCTGCGCGCGACGGCTTTCATTCCAGCAGCCGCGCCCAGCCCTGCATGCCTTCCAGGCGTGCCAGCACCAGCTTGATGCACACCAGCAGTGGTACGGCCAGCAGCAGGCCGACCATGCCCCATGCCCAGCCGAACAGCATCAGCGCCAGGATCAGCACCAGCGGGGACAGCTTCATGCGCCGGCCGAGCACGATCGGGGTGACCACCTGGCCCTCCAGCGTGTGCAGCGCCAGGTAGCAGGCCGCCGGCAGCAGCGCCTGCAGCGGGGTGGGAAATTCCACGAACCCCATCAGCAGCATCAGCGCCACGCCGATCAGCGGGCCCACATAAGGGGCGAAATTGAGCAGCGCCGCCACCGTGCCCCACAGCAGCGCCTCCTGCAGGCCGATGCCCAGCAGCATCAACACCCCGGCAAACAGCAGGCCCACCAGGGCGTTGATGACGGTGATGGTCAGCACGTAGCGCGACACTTCTCGTTCGATCGACCGCAGGATGTCGCTGGTGAAGCGTTGCTGCTGGCGGCTGGGGAACAGGGCAATGGCCGCGCGCTGCAGGTTCTGTCCATAGATCATGAAGAACAGCGTCAGCAGCACCACCGCCAGCACCGAGGCCGCATGCCGCGGCGCGCGGGTGAGCATGCGGTAGGGATCATCCAGCTGGGTGCGCACGATCTGTACGCGGCGGCTGCCTTCGCCACCAGCCACGCGGGCGAAATTCTCGGCGGCCTGGTTGGCCTGCAGCACCGGGCGGGTCAGGTCCTGCACCTGGCGGGCGACCTTGCGCAGCTGTTGCGGGGCTTCCTGCGCCCAGTCCATGGCCGGACCGACCAGCTGTACCGCCAGCGAGCCGGTCACGCCCAGGCCCGCGCCCAGGACCAGCAGCGCACCCAGCGCACGTGGAATCCACAGCCGTTGCAGCAGGCGCAGGATGGGGTTGCCGACCAGCGCGAAGAACATCGCCAGCAGCACCGGCAGGATGATGTCCTGCGCGGCCCACAGCGTGTAGGCCACCGCCAGCGTGGCCAGCACCACCAGCGACATCGGCCCGCGTGGGCGCGAGGGGGGGGGCAGCGGCGCTGCCGGCGGTTCGGCCATCGACGGGGACGGAAGGGGCTCGCTCATCGATGCACCGGCACGGGAAGATGGCCCATTATCCGCCGCCCAGGATCAACGCGGCGGCGTCGGTGCGTCAACGTTCGGACAGTTCGGTGGCCGCTTCGGCCGGGCGCGGGCCGACCGGGTCCACGGCGGGAGCGGCCGCCGGTGCCGGCGTGGGCCGGGGTGCCGCTGCCGGCGCGGTGGTGGCCGTGGCGGCCTGCGCGGCCGCCTGCTCGGCATCGTCGGCCGCTTCACCGGCGTCATCGGCCTCGGCCGCCGCCTGGGCCGCCATCGCCGTGGCGAAGGCCGCCTGCGCACTGGCGAACAGGTTGGATACCGAGCCCACCATCTGCAGCCAGCGCGCTCCGTTGACCTTGCCCGGCACTTCCAGCTTGCCGACGACAAAGCCGCTGGCCAGGCCGACCACCACGATGCGCAGCGGTGACCAGCCACGCCGCCACGCCTGGCTCAGCATGTCCCAGCTGTCCTGGGTTTCACCCAGGCGCACGGCCATCACCTGTTCGCAGCGTTTCACCCGCCGCTGCAGCGCGCCGAACTTCATGGCTTGCCCTCGGGAATCTGCACGCCGGCATCAGGGTCGTCCTCGCTGGGCTCGTCGAACAGGCCCAGGCGCGACAGCTGGCGCCGGGTGGCATGCATGCCGGTGTGGTGGAAGAAGTAGGACACCCGCCAGATCGCGTAACCGGTGACGGCCAGGC
Encoded proteins:
- a CDS encoding protein sip-5; amino-acid sequence: MKFGALQRRVKRCEQVMAVRLGETQDSWDMLSQAWRRGWSPLRIVVVGLASGFVVGKLEVPGKVNGARWLQMVGSVSNLFASAQAAFATAMAAQAAAEADDAGEAADDAEQAAAQAATATTAPAAAPRPTPAPAAAPAVDPVGPRPAEAATELSER
- a CDS encoding HAD family hydrolase, with the translated sequence MKFPVLAITLDLDDTLWPFAPIGARIDQVLHDWMREHSPATAAMYPVPAMRELRERSFRDNPHLHFDLSALRRLTLREALENSGADLALLEPAYEVFYAARNQVECYPDALDALARIAARVPVAALSNGNADLQRIGLAHHFTFQLGAREHGAAKPEASIFHAACQRLGVAPAQVLHVGDHIEMDVAGAIAAGLRGCWINRDAATWNHPTLQPDLQFDTLTGLADWLDANATEPGAPDA
- a CDS encoding AI-2E family transporter; protein product: MSEPLPSPSMAEPPAAPLPPPSRPRGPMSLVVLATLAVAYTLWAAQDIILPVLLAMFFALVGNPILRLLQRLWIPRALGALLVLGAGLGVTGSLAVQLVGPAMDWAQEAPQQLRKVARQVQDLTRPVLQANQAAENFARVAGGEGSRRVQIVRTQLDDPYRMLTRAPRHAASVLAVVLLTLFFMIYGQNLQRAAIALFPSRQQQRFTSDILRSIEREVSRYVLTITVINALVGLLFAGVLMLLGIGLQEALLWGTVAALLNFAPYVGPLIGVALMLLMGFVEFPTPLQALLPAACYLALHTLEGQVVTPIVLGRRMKLSPLVLILALMLFGWAWGMVGLLLAVPLLVCIKLVLARLEGMQGWARLLE